Below is a genomic region from Phragmitibacter flavus.
GAACTGTGGTCCACCGACGGATCCGACGCAGGCACCGCCATCGTCAAGGACATCAACCCTGGCATGGGCGGCTCAAACATCTCCCACATCGTCAGCTTCAGAAACATGCTGTATTTTGATGCCTCCGATGGCTCCTCCGGTCGCGAACTGTGGCGCAGCGATGGTTCTGAGGCAGGCACCACACGCGTGCGCGACATCCAGCCAGGCTCCGACGGATTCGTCTCGCAGATCACCGTAGCGGGCAACTCCATTTACTTCACCGCTTTCAGAACCTCCTCCGGCATCGAGCTCTGGAAAAGCAATGGCACCAACGCAGGCACCGTCCTCGTCAAGGATATCCGCATCGGCGCCGACAGCTCCTCCATCAACAAGATCACCCCGGCAGGCAATCTTATCTACTTCACCGCCGACGACGGACTTGCCGGTGTCGAACTATGGAAAAGTGATGGCACGGAGGCGGGCACCAAGCTGGTGAAAGACATTGCCCCCGGTGCCGCCACCTCTTCCCCCACCCATCTCACCGCCGCAGGCTCAGTGCTCTATTTTTCAGCCACCACGCCGGAGAACGGCACAGAATTATGGAAAAGCGATGGCACCGAGACAGGCACCGCCATCGTGCAGGATATCGTCCCCGGCATCAACAGCTCCGCTCCTGCAGGCCTCACCCTCATCGGCCACCGCCTATACTTTTCTGCCTACACTTATGAATATGACAGGGAGCTCTGGGCGTTGAATATTGCCGATACCATCCCACCGGCAGGCGGCACCGTCACTTTTAGCGTCCTCTCTCCCATGGACCCCGGCACCCCCATCGACTCCGTCACCTTTCAGGGATGGTCCGATTCCGCCTCGCCATTGAGCTATGCCGTCTATATTGATGATACCCTTGTCTCCCCCCAAGGCTCATCCACCACCCGCCACAGCCTGCCCAACCCCGCCGCCCCAGGCACCCGCGCCGTTCGTGCCCGCATCTTCGATGCACTAAACAACTACCACGACGTCTTCTATAACTTCAACATCAACTCACCCTTGCAGATCTGGCGCAGAACCTACTTCGGCAGCACCTCCAACACCGGCACCGCCGCAGACACCGCCGATTTCGACAACGATGGCATCGCCAACCTCCTCGAATGGGCGACCGCACGGAACCCCACCATCGCCAGCACCCTGCCAGTCACCACCCACTTTAACAGCGTTACGGGCAAGATTGAATTCACCTACATCCGCAGTCGCGCCGCCGTCACTTCAGGCACCACCTACACCGTCGAGTGGAGCGAAACCCTTGCCCCGAATAGCTGGAGCGATCTTGACGTTGAAGAAGTTTCGGTCGTTGAAGTTGATGATTACACCGAGTCTGTCTTTTCACGAATCCCCGCTGGCAACCTCGGCAGACGCTTCGTGCGCCTGCGTGTGGCCGCGCCGTAGGTCAATACTCAGAATCAAAGGGGACCTAACAATGCTTCAGGTCGAACGGGGTCGCCGATCTTTGATCACGCATCAAGAGTCCACGGAGCACGATATTCGCGACCCAGCTTTGCGCTCGCTTCAGGATCGTTCAAAATTTGCTCTTGTTTGGGATCCCATTGAATGCGGCGATTGAGTTGCAGGGCGATCAGCGAAAGATGACCTGGAACCGCAGAACGGTGTCCCGTTTCCACTGGGCAAACGGGAGCTTCACGAGATTTGACCGAGTCAAGAAAGTCGCGGTGATGACCGGGACTTTCATACAGACGTTTTTTAATAAGATCGTCTCCAAGTTTCGGCGCTTCGAATCCTTCGACGATGATGTCCTTGCCCTCATGGTCTTTTTCGCGACGTTTTACTGGCTTTCGTAGTTCGCTGCGGGAGGCATCAAAGCCACCCCGATCCACCCATACCCAACCCTCGTCTCCAATCCATTTGGTGCCCATCGAAATATCTGGAAATCCACCGGCGATGGTCATCACGATATCGTTCGGATACAGGCATTCAGTGCGGTATTTGGTAGCGGTGTTCCACATCGCGTCCGGGGACGGAAATTCGCCAGCAATGGGGGTGATCTCCGTTGGACCTGAGTCATCAGCCGCCATGCCCCAATGTGCGATGTCGACATGATGCCCCACCCAGTCGACCAACTGTCCGGCTCCATAGTGGTAGCTCCAACGCCAGTTTTTATGCACCCGGCCCTCAATGTAATCGAGCTTTTCGGAAGGGCCGGTCCAGAACTCGTAGTTCAATTCCGGAGGAGGCGTGGTCACCTGGGTTTTGCTGCCGGTTCCAGCAAAGTCGACGTGACCTTGCGGCAAGCCCACGTGCACTTCTTTGATTTTTCCAATGAGTCCATTGGCAACAATTTCAGCAGCAATGCGGAAACGGTTGTCGGAACGTTGCTGGGAACCCGTTTGAAAAATGCGACCATGCTTTTTAACCGCCGCAACGATGGCCTGTTGTTCCCCAATGGTGCGGGCAAGAGGCTTCTCTCCGTAAATGTCTTTGCCGTTTTTTGCGGCTTCAATGGTCACCAAAGCATGCCAATGGTCGGGCACAGCGAGCATGACGGTGTCGATGTCTTTGCGGGCCATCAATTCACGGTAGTCTTCGTAAGCCTGGCAATCGGTGTTGCGATACCGCTGGTTGATGGTGTCCACGGCGTTTTGCAAATGTCGTTTGTCGACGTCGCACGCAGCCACGATCTGGCAGTCTGGCTGGTTGAGGAACGCCCCGGTGTTTCCCGGACCCATCATGCCCCAGCCGACGACGCCCATGGTGATGCGATTGCTGGGGGCGTTTTGCCCAAAGACGCTCGATGGAACGATGGTGGGAAAGCCGAGCATGGCGGTCCCGGCTTTTAAGAAATGACGACGTGTGGTGCGATGGATGCGTTTCATGAAATTGATCTGATGCGATAACTAACTTGGGAATGCGAAGATTCGTGGATGGCGACCATTATCCAGGGATGCTTGTGGAGGTTTTCCACTCAACTAGTTATCATAAATGAACGGCTGACTGCATTACTCGAGGCAAGATGAATGCCGATCCATGATTGCCATGGAAGCGGAAGTTTACTAAGCCATTCTCGCGCGCATTAGAAATGGGTGGAAACACTCATTTTGCTATCGGCCGCGTGAGGCATGCACACTTCAACGTTGACATCAAATTCGGGAATCCTCATGATCGGAATTAAACAAAACATGATTCATCGACTGCTGATCTCCCTGTTGACGCTCCACGTCGCTGTGGCGGCGGGCGAGCCGGATGAACCGGCGACCCGAGAGAGTCCGCTGACCAGTTTGACGGAGGCGCAGAAATTACCCCGGATGGCCTTCAATGTAAGTCGACCGCTGTTACTTACAGGCATCGTCACCCTCGCTGATGCGGAGCGCAACTTGCTGGTGATTCAAGACGCCGCCAGCGCCATCGCGATTCGCCCCGACCCGCCGCAAATGCCCGTGCGAACAGGTCAGCGTGTCGAACTCCGGGCCGCCGACTCCGCGCCCTATCTCCCCTACTGTCCGACTTATCCGTTCAGCCCTTCAGGCAGCGACTTGCTGACATCATTTGAGCTTTCAAAGGAAACAGGAAACTACAAGCTTAATCGCATGCGCGGCTGGCTGGTGCCGCCCAGAACGGGCTTCTACACTTTTTGGATCGCCAGTGATGACTCGTCCTCCTTGTGGCTGAGCCCCGGTTTGGATCCCAGCCAGGCCAAGCGCATTGCCCACATCGAAACGGGATCATGGACGACCGCCCGACAATGGGACCGGTATGCAAACCAGCGCTCTGAACGTGTGCAATTGCAGGCGGGGAAGGCTTATTACATTGAAGCATTGCAGGAACAGCAAACGGGGGAGAATCACCTTGCCGTCGCCTGGTCGGGGCCTGACATGCCGCAGGCAGTCATCAGTGGGCAATATCTCGCGCCATGGAGGGAATCTGACGAGTCAGCGGATGGTGATCGAGCGATTGAAATCGGCAAGGGCATTATGAGGGAATACTGGCTGGACTACACTGCAGGCAATCTCGCCCCCGTTCTCTCAGGGGTGACCAACGAAGGCGGCTTGACGGTGCGAGGCCTGCAAATCAAGGTGCTTGATGACCATGTCTGGCCGGAACCGCATCCCATTCAGATCGGCCAATCGATTGCTGCCAGCAATATTTACCGATGGGTGGAAGGTGAAGGCGCTGTCACCTTCCTTTCCACCGACGGCGTTTCCGCCAACCTGGAACTTACTGAAGGCTCCAACCGGCTTCTGCTACGGGTTGCCCGTTGGCGGGGCAATCTTCCGCAAAGGCACACGAACCTTAGGGCGCGATTCCGGGGAGTGTGCGAGGGAGGCCACGACTTCGGCGGCCCGCTGATTGCGAGCATCGTCTGGGCCGCGACCGAGGAAGACGTGTCCTTTTTTGAACAAGCCGGTTCCCAGCCTCTTTCACCACCTACCTATCCATCAGACACTGCGGAAGGATCGTTCCCGGGACATTACTTCACTCGCGGGGTCGTGACTTTCAATGACCGCGTGCGCGACAAAGACATTCTGTATGTTCAGGACAAACTGGCTGGAATCTCTATCTCTCAAGACCATCGCCAACTGGGCTCCAGCCTGCGGGTTGGGCAGCTGGTGGAAATCGGGGGGCCACTGTTGCCTGGAAAACATGCACCAGCGCTTCAAGCATGGACGGTCAACGTGATGGGCTGGCAAAACATGCCTCTTCCAGCCATTCCTTCATCTCAGCCGGTGGGCGAGGGCGTGCGTGAAGGTCAATGGACGGAAATGGATGGAGTGGTGCGATCAGTGACGGCCAATGGAACCATGAGTCTCATGGGAAAAAACGGCCCTTTCCAGCTCTGGTTAAGCGGGGTCGATCCCTCCAAACTTGACCGCTATGTGAACTCGCGGCTTCGTGCACGCGGCGTGGTGTCATTGGAAACATTTCAAGCGCCGGCCTTGCTGGTGCCTGGACCGACCTTCATTGAGATTGCCCAACCCGCACCTGAAGTCTCCACCGAGCCTACGCCGATCTCCCAACTGACCAATGTTGAGTCCCAAAATGAATGGAGCCACATGGAGAAGGCAGTGGGCACCGTGACCTTTTGCGGCGAGCATCACTTTTTCATTCAAGACGCGACCGGCGGCATCCGGGTTCATCCCCTCGATGGCTCCCTTCCCAAACCTGGCGACAAGGTGCAGGTGATCGGCTTTCCAGGTCGGGCCGATGCCATCGCGCAGTTGACTGAAGTGACATGGAAGAGCGTCGAGCATGCACCAGCCATTGAAGCGGCAACCCTCGACCCATCGGAAGTGGACGCAAGTCACGCCAACTTGTTGGTCAAGGTGGAAGGCCGATTGGTTGCTCAAAAAACTCATGGAAGTGGACTCATATTTGAATTGCAATCAGGACGAACCGTTTTCGAAGCGGCGCTCACTGCTGATGCAAAAGAAGTGCCCGCTTTCGAGGAGGGGAGCATGCTCAGTGTCACTGGGATTTCCGTATTTCATTCATCATCCCAGCGGGCCAACCTTTTGTTGCGCTCACCAGCGGACGTCGTCCTAATCAAAGGTCCTCCTTGGTGGAATTTGAAACGCTCCGCCACCTTGATCGGGTTGTTGTTGACCGTGCTGGCGGCCACCATGATTCGGGTCCAGTTTCTCAATCGCCGGTTCGCCCATCAAAAAGCCGCACGGCTCGCCTTCGCACGCAGCATGCTGGAAAACCAGGAGAATGAGCGCCGCCGCATCGCCGCCAGTCTTCATGACAGTCTCGGCCAGGATCTGCTGGTGATCCGCAATCAAACTCACCGCGCCCTTCAATCCGCTCTGGATCATCCGGTGTTGCGACAGCGGTTGGAGGATATCTCAAGCACTACGTTGCAGGCCATCAACGAAGTTAGAGAAATTGCCCATAACCTGCGCCCCTATCAATTGGATCGACTCGGGCTTACCCAGGCGATCCGCGCCATTGTAAGAAAGGTGTCAGAAACCAGTCCGATCGATCTGGCCTCCCATGTCGACGAGATCGACCACCTCTTCGACAAAGAGTCCGAAATTCACATCTACCGGATCGTCCAGGAGGGAATCAACAACATCATGAAACACTCAGCCGCGACCGAGGCGGCCGTGGTGGTGAGACATCATCCCAGTCGCGTGTCCATTTCCATTCGCGACAATGGCAAAGGAATCGATCAGGATGCCCGATCCATCCGCGATGGCGGACTGGGATTAAGCGGAATCGAGGAAAGGGCAAAAATCATGAATGGCTCCATCACGATTGATTCCGCGCCCGGTCAGGGTGTAAGCTTGCAAATAGAACTTCCAATTCTCACCCTCGCGGAATGAGCGAAACCATAAAACTTCTCATCGTTGACGATCACCCGGTATTTCGCCGGGGTCTGCGTGAGATCATCGAAGAAAACGAAAGTCTGGAGATTGTTGGAGAAGCGTCCAATGGTGCCGAGGGTTTGGAACTGGCAGCCAAACTACAACCTGACATTGTCGTGGTCGATGTCGACATGCCCGAATTAAACGGATTGGACATGGCGCGACAGTTGAGAAAGATATTGAGCACTTCTCAAGTGGTGTTTCTCACCATGTATAAGGATGAAGACGTCTTCAACGCGGCGATCGACCTTGGTGTGAGAGGTTATGTGCTCAAGGAAAATGCCGGTGAGGACATCATCGAAGCGTTGCTGATTGTCGCAGAGGGCGAGACGTTTTTTAGTTCGACCATGGGTGCCATTGGACAGCGCCGGGAGGATCGCGTTCAGGCCTTGCTGCTGAGCAAGCCAAACCTGGATCAGTTGACTCCATCAGAGAAACGCATCTTAAAGTTGATCGCCGACGATCACACCAGCAAGGAGATCGCCTATCTCCTAAAAATCAGCGCGAAGACGGTGGAGAATCACCGGCTTAACATCTGCAACAAGCTCCACATTCACGGGTCCCACGGCTTGCTCAAGTTCGCGTTTGATCACAAGTCCTGCCTGTGATGGGATGCTGGGGAGGTGATGGTTCCGCCATTTATATGGACCGTAGTTCGGCGGGTAGCGCTGTGGACTGCTGCGTCGTTGAGGCTAATACATCACCGCCGAGCCGGTGTAGGGATTAATCACGAGCGTCCGGTGGTTGGCTGGCAAGCTATTCGGTGCCTTGTCCACATCCTCCACCAAGGCCAGCGTCAGCGACCAGATTGAAGCCCCCGCACCTCGAATCAAGGTGGTGCTGCCCTGTGGGGTGAAGGCAAACAATGGTGAAGTGTTGTCCTCGTCATCATCAACATCCATGGCCAACGGTGGCAGATTCACGAGCGTCGAAAAGGCGTTGTTTTCGATCATCATCACCGAAGCGTCCAGCCAGTTGACTTCGCCCAAGGGTTTCCATTCTCCCGTCGTTCGGTCCGGGGCCAGCCACTGCCAGCCCTGCGTAAGAATTGATCCCGCGTCAAGTTCGTCGGCGCGTTGCACAAACCTCATTCCCACCGGCCGGTTCTCCTTGACGGCCAACTGCGCGGCATAAGCCAGTTCGTTGATCAACCGGGCACCGGACGCCGACAATTTTTGCGCTTCCAGCGAACGACCAATGGTCGAGGTCGACATGGCAAAAAGCAGCGAAATGATCACGATGACCACCAGCAGCTCAAGCAGGGTGAAGCCGCATTGCCGCCTGGATGAAGCGGAGTTTGGCAATGTAGAGTTAGTTTTCAATGGACGTCATGAGTTTGGCCGCAGGAAGCTGCACGGCGGTGGTGAAAATCCGGTAGCCGAGCTTCCGTCCGGCCAGTTCCTGCTCCAGTTCGCGGATGTCATCTTCGTAGAGCTCCGCATCGACAAACAAACCGGTATTCATGAAAGCCTGCAATTCCATCGCTTGCGCCGCAACCTGCGTCGCCTCCATGGCATCCCAATCACGCTCGTCCAAGGCAACCAGCGTGAGCCGAATCATGGGAGGTATCTGGTGGCGTGAACGGGCGGCCAGTTCCGATGTGTCGGGCCACTGGTGGCGTCGCGAATCGTAGATGTAGTTCGGAGCGACATCGGTATCCTTGTCAGTGGTTCCCTTGGCGGCCGGCCACAATGGTTGAATGACCAGCGCCAGGATGTTCTCGGCCAATGGTTGTGAGTCTTCTGCCAGCGCGGCGCGAAACCAGTCATACAAACCCATTTGCGAAGCCTGGTCTTCGATCCACGGGATCGGCGTTGCGTCGGCATTACCGGGTGTCACCATTCGATAAAGTGACAACTTTTCGGTGGGCTGGCGAAATTCCATCAACCGAAACCGTTTGCGCTCAGGGACCGCCGGAGCGGCTAGAAATCCCGGACGACGCGGCAGATCGCTGTCAAAGCAAGCATACCAGCCCCAACCATTCATTGTGCCCGAAAGCTCCACTGGCGATAAAGCCGCCGGAGTCGTCCTGCCAGTATCGATGCTTTCCCCAACCGGTGCCTGGAAAAACAACGCATGCCCAGCCGCAAGCACGCTTTCATTCAAAAGAGTGGTTACCGGACCGGAGACAAAATGAAGCTCCGACTGCCTTTCGTAATGTTCCGGGTTGCCATCATCATCGAACTTGTAGCCCCAGTAGGAGTTCAACGTCGCTTGTGACAATCGGGCGGCTATGGCATCGAAGGCGGCCCGGGCTTCGCGAAAGGAATCCGTGCGCTCCTTGGTGTCGGTCCACGCCACCTGCGTATCGGCAAGAATGCGAGCCAGCGAAATCAGCAACAGTGAGGCCACCGCCATCGAGACCAGCAGCTCGACCAACGTAAACGCTGCGATGCTTTTACGGCTCTTCATGGTGTAGGACTGGTTGAGGGCAGCTTGTCTGTTTGGGCGAGCAACACTTGCGTGCTCCGGCACAGCTCGGGAGTCGCAAAGGCCTGCTCCGCGTTCATTCGATCGGTGACCAAAATCTGCAACGCCTTCAGTTTAGGATTGGAACCCCAATTTTCTGCCCCGGGCAGGGGTTCTGCATCTGCAACGGCGACGCGCGCGGTGAAGATTCGATCAGCCGCATCATTCTCCAGGCGCATCCCCTGTCCATCGAAGAAAAAATCTTCGCTCTCACTGGACTGCCGCTGATTCAACACCTCCTGCCAATCGCGCATGCGGTAGTCTGCGGCAACGAACTGTGCGATCCGTGCTTCCGCCGTGCGTGCGCCAGCTTCCCGAAGGGTGTTGAGGGATACCGGGATGAGTCCCACCAGAGCAGCGACCACCGATGAGGCAAGGCCCACAGAAAGCGCGGTCTCGGCCAGGGTGAATCCTTGAGATTTTCTGGTTTTGGTTTTGATTTTGGTTGGATTTAGGGATGCTGGTTTCACGGTGCGAATGTTTTTTTGTTGATGATTCGGAAGCGGTAATGATCGTCGATGGCTTCAGTGGCATTGGTATTTTCAATAAGTGCCGGCAGGGTGGGATCGTTGGGATCCACATATCGCTCGATCAGTGCGGAGCCGCGTTGTTCGGCGATGAGCGCATCAGCATTCTCATCCCATTCAGCCGCTGCACTGGAGCGTGCTTTTTTTAGTGCCTGCACCCGATAATGGACCTGAAAGGTATTGGAACGCGTGGTGAGTCGGGGATACAACTGGTTGTATGGTGACTCGCGCACGTTGTCACCGGTAAGTTCCATGCCATCTTTTTGGGTGTTGAGACTGCCATTCCACCAAGTGACCACATTCTCAAAGGTGGGATCGGGAGTGTTCATGACCCGCTGCGGATAAGTTCTGCCTTCTATCTTTTTGGGCACCAGGAATATCTCGCAAATTTCCGAAGCACTGCGGAAAATGTCACCTGCATTGAAGCGTCGATGAAAGCCTCTCATGGTTTCCTCAGCGTTGATCTCAAACATCGTTTCATACTTCAGCCAGTTATCCCAGGCCTTGTAACACTCCTGTTTCTGCTCGGCGCCAGCGCCCCATGTGGAGGCGTCGCCCGCCCATGCCACTTCCGTAGGAACGGCGCTGAGACGCGTTCCACGCAGGGCGGCATGCAGGCCGGTTTCCCGTCGTAGATAAGTGAATGGCATGATTTGTTGGTTCATGTTGATCTTGCCGGATGTGGAGAGCGGCTCACTGATCGCGTAAGGTTCCACCACCGGCATCCAGAACAGGTCGAGCAGCAGGTGATCACGTGGAGGACGAAAGCCATAATGATCCACCTGGGTCGGTTCCGCACCCGACGCCGTGCTGCGGGAAGGAGGGTTGGGACTAAACAACAAGGTCTGCCATGGCCCCACCTTGTTGCCGATGCCCGGCACGGGATGCACGCCACTCGGCAACGAACCGAACGCCACCGCCGAGGCGATTTGACGATTGGGCGCATAGTTACCGGCATCTTCGGTGTCGGTGTAATCGAACAAGCTGAAGTAACTGGTGCGATCCGTGGTGGTGTTGGTTTTGAATCCGGTGGTATCCGGTTGGTTGATATAGGGTCCATCCTCAACACGGCCAATGCCGCTGTCCCAATCACCCGGACGGCTGGCGCTGCCGGCTCCGGTATTGTAAGCGCCGTCCAGACGATACGGTGTCGCCGGTTGACAGTCCTGCCAGTAGGCCACCTCTTTTAACAATCCG
It encodes:
- a CDS encoding Gfo/Idh/MocA family protein; this translates as MKRIHRTTRRHFLKAGTAMLGFPTIVPSSVFGQNAPSNRITMGVVGWGMMGPGNTGAFLNQPDCQIVAACDVDKRHLQNAVDTINQRYRNTDCQAYEDYRELMARKDIDTVMLAVPDHWHALVTIEAAKNGKDIYGEKPLARTIGEQQAIVAAVKKHGRIFQTGSQQRSDNRFRIAAEIVANGLIGKIKEVHVGLPQGHVDFAGTGSKTQVTTPPPELNYEFWTGPSEKLDYIEGRVHKNWRWSYHYGAGQLVDWVGHHVDIAHWGMAADDSGPTEITPIAGEFPSPDAMWNTATKYRTECLYPNDIVMTIAGGFPDISMGTKWIGDEGWVWVDRGGFDASRSELRKPVKRREKDHEGKDIIVEGFEAPKLGDDLIKKRLYESPGHHRDFLDSVKSREAPVCPVETGHRSAVPGHLSLIALQLNRRIQWDPKQEQILNDPEASAKLGREYRAPWTLDA
- a CDS encoding sensor histidine kinase, encoding MTLHVAVAAGEPDEPATRESPLTSLTEAQKLPRMAFNVSRPLLLTGIVTLADAERNLLVIQDAASAIAIRPDPPQMPVRTGQRVELRAADSAPYLPYCPTYPFSPSGSDLLTSFELSKETGNYKLNRMRGWLVPPRTGFYTFWIASDDSSSLWLSPGLDPSQAKRIAHIETGSWTTARQWDRYANQRSERVQLQAGKAYYIEALQEQQTGENHLAVAWSGPDMPQAVISGQYLAPWRESDESADGDRAIEIGKGIMREYWLDYTAGNLAPVLSGVTNEGGLTVRGLQIKVLDDHVWPEPHPIQIGQSIAASNIYRWVEGEGAVTFLSTDGVSANLELTEGSNRLLLRVARWRGNLPQRHTNLRARFRGVCEGGHDFGGPLIASIVWAATEEDVSFFEQAGSQPLSPPTYPSDTAEGSFPGHYFTRGVVTFNDRVRDKDILYVQDKLAGISISQDHRQLGSSLRVGQLVEIGGPLLPGKHAPALQAWTVNVMGWQNMPLPAIPSSQPVGEGVREGQWTEMDGVVRSVTANGTMSLMGKNGPFQLWLSGVDPSKLDRYVNSRLRARGVVSLETFQAPALLVPGPTFIEIAQPAPEVSTEPTPISQLTNVESQNEWSHMEKAVGTVTFCGEHHFFIQDATGGIRVHPLDGSLPKPGDKVQVIGFPGRADAIAQLTEVTWKSVEHAPAIEAATLDPSEVDASHANLLVKVEGRLVAQKTHGSGLIFELQSGRTVFEAALTADAKEVPAFEEGSMLSVTGISVFHSSSQRANLLLRSPADVVLIKGPPWWNLKRSATLIGLLLTVLAATMIRVQFLNRRFAHQKAARLAFARSMLENQENERRRIAASLHDSLGQDLLVIRNQTHRALQSALDHPVLRQRLEDISSTTLQAINEVREIAHNLRPYQLDRLGLTQAIRAIVRKVSETSPIDLASHVDEIDHLFDKESEIHIYRIVQEGINNIMKHSAATEAAVVVRHHPSRVSISIRDNGKGIDQDARSIRDGGLGLSGIEERAKIMNGSITIDSAPGQGVSLQIELPILTLAE
- a CDS encoding response regulator; protein product: MSETIKLLIVDDHPVFRRGLREIIEENESLEIVGEASNGAEGLELAAKLQPDIVVVDVDMPELNGLDMARQLRKILSTSQVVFLTMYKDEDVFNAAIDLGVRGYVLKENAGEDIIEALLIVAEGETFFSSTMGAIGQRREDRVQALLLSKPNLDQLTPSEKRILKLIADDHTSKEIAYLLKISAKTVENHRLNICNKLHIHGSHGLLKFAFDHKSCL
- the vccD gene encoding Verru_Chthon cassette protein D, with amino-acid sequence MKTNSTLPNSASSRRQCGFTLLELLVVIVIISLLFAMSTSTIGRSLEAQKLSASGARLINELAYAAQLAVKENRPVGMRFVQRADELDAGSILTQGWQWLAPDRTTGEWKPLGEVNWLDASVMMIENNAFSTLVNLPPLAMDVDDDEDNTSPLFAFTPQGSTTLIRGAGASIWSLTLALVEDVDKAPNSLPANHRTLVINPYTGSAVMY
- the vccC gene encoding Verru_Chthon cassette protein C, coding for MKSRKSIAAFTLVELLVSMAVASLLLISLARILADTQVAWTDTKERTDSFREARAAFDAIAARLSQATLNSYWGYKFDDDGNPEHYERQSELHFVSGPVTTLLNESVLAAGHALFFQAPVGESIDTGRTTPAALSPVELSGTMNGWGWYACFDSDLPRRPGFLAAPAVPERKRFRLMEFRQPTEKLSLYRMVTPGNADATPIPWIEDQASQMGLYDWFRAALAEDSQPLAENILALVIQPLWPAAKGTTDKDTDVAPNYIYDSRRHQWPDTSELAARSRHQIPPMIRLTLVALDERDWDAMEATQVAAQAMELQAFMNTGLFVDAELYEDDIRELEQELAGRKLGYRIFTTAVQLPAAKLMTSIEN
- the vccB gene encoding Verru_Chthon cassette protein B, whose translation is MKPASLNPTKIKTKTRKSQGFTLAETALSVGLASSVVAALVGLIPVSLNTLREAGARTAEARIAQFVAADYRMRDWQEVLNQRQSSESEDFFFDGQGMRLENDAADRIFTARVAVADAEPLPGAENWGSNPKLKALQILVTDRMNAEQAFATPELCRSTQVLLAQTDKLPSTSPTP